Proteins encoded within one genomic window of Dehalococcoidia bacterium:
- a CDS encoding HD domain-containing phosphohydrolase has protein sequence MSDQPQRIPVIHAVEALTHAMRVWDEESFRHCVNTAEYAAAIARALGMEGEAAEQVRIGALLHDIGKMGVDLGVLKKPGRLDEHEAEHVHLHPGMGAAILERVLPQPIVDCAAAHHEQPDGGGYPRGLREPQIPLAAMICRVADVLDSLTTPQSYRPAMSLEAAMAELRDGAGTRYSAHVVAALAGLIERNELAPAA, from the coding sequence ATGAGTGACCAGCCACAGCGCATCCCGGTGATCCATGCCGTCGAGGCGCTCACGCACGCCATGCGCGTCTGGGACGAGGAGAGCTTCCGCCACTGCGTGAACACGGCGGAGTACGCAGCCGCGATCGCCCGGGCGCTCGGCATGGAAGGCGAGGCCGCGGAGCAGGTGCGGATCGGGGCACTGCTGCACGACATCGGCAAGATGGGCGTGGACCTGGGCGTGCTCAAGAAGCCGGGGCGCCTGGACGAGCACGAGGCCGAGCATGTCCACCTGCATCCCGGCATGGGCGCGGCCATCCTCGAGCGGGTGCTGCCGCAGCCGATCGTCGACTGCGCGGCGGCGCACCACGAGCAGCCGGACGGCGGCGGCTACCCGCGCGGCCTGCGCGAGCCCCAGATCCCGCTCGCCGCAATGATCTGCCGGGTCGCCGACGTGCTCGATTCGCTGACGACGCCGCAGAGTTACCGGCCCGCCATGTCGCTCGAAGCCGCGATGGCCGAATTGCGGGACGGCGCCGGCACGCGCTACAGCGCTCACGTCGTCGCGGCGCTGGCAGGGCTGATCGAGCGAAACGAGTTGGCGCCGGCGGCGTGA
- a CDS encoding sigma-70 family RNA polymerase sigma factor: protein MSLDEADAPARSAPDQGHVAASADDASVVAALRARDEATFAMLLERYNNSLLRLAMTYLHDQASAEEVVQDAWIGLLESLDRFEGRSSLKTWLFRILVNCARARARKDARTIPFSAAFRPEELDAGERTGRFVPDWVPVLGGHWVRPVAQWQDDPEHRALAHETRAHIQRSIDELPPVQREVIMLRDVAGFDAHEVCNVLGLTNTNQRVILHRARTSVRRALERHFAEARA from the coding sequence ATGTCGCTCGATGAAGCTGACGCCCCGGCACGTTCGGCACCCGATCAAGGGCACGTCGCCGCGTCCGCCGACGACGCGAGCGTCGTCGCCGCGTTGCGGGCGCGGGACGAAGCCACCTTTGCGATGCTCCTCGAACGCTACAACAATTCGCTGCTGCGTCTCGCGATGACCTATCTGCATGACCAGGCGTCGGCGGAAGAGGTCGTGCAGGATGCGTGGATCGGGCTGCTCGAGAGTCTCGATCGGTTCGAGGGGCGGTCTTCGCTGAAGACGTGGCTCTTTCGCATTCTGGTCAACTGCGCGCGTGCCCGGGCGCGCAAGGACGCCCGCACGATCCCCTTCTCCGCCGCCTTTCGTCCCGAGGAGTTGGACGCGGGAGAGCGCACAGGCCGTTTCGTTCCCGACTGGGTGCCCGTCCTGGGCGGGCACTGGGTACGGCCGGTGGCGCAATGGCAGGACGATCCGGAGCACCGGGCGCTTGCCCACGAGACGCGCGCGCACATCCAGCGCAGCATCGACGAACTGCCCCCGGTGCAGCGCGAAGTGATCATGCTGCGCGACGTGGCCGGCTTCGACGCGCACGAGGTCTGTAATGTCCTGGGACTCACGAACACTAACCAGCGGGTCATCCTGCATCGCGCCCGGACGAGCGTGAGGCGAGCGCTGGAGCGCCATTTCGCGGAGGCAAGGGCTTGA
- a CDS encoding FKBP-type peptidyl-prolyl cis-trans isomerase, producing the protein MADAVTTPSGLKYVDEVVGGGDTPAKGKKVRVHYTGRLTDGKKFDSSVDRGEPFEFTIGVGQVIKGWDEGVMSMKVGGKRQLIIPADLGYGARGAPGAIPPDAELIFDVELLGVA; encoded by the coding sequence ATGGCAGATGCAGTGACGACGCCGAGCGGCCTCAAGTACGTCGACGAAGTCGTCGGTGGCGGCGATACCCCCGCGAAGGGCAAGAAGGTACGCGTGCATTACACCGGCCGCCTCACCGACGGCAAGAAGTTCGACAGTTCCGTCGACCGCGGCGAGCCCTTCGAATTCACGATCGGCGTCGGGCAGGTGATCAAGGGTTGGGATGAAGGCGTCATGAGCATGAAGGTCGGCGGCAAGCGCCAACTCATCATCCCGGCGGACCTGGGGTACGGCGCCCGTGGCGCTCCCGGCGCCATTCCGCCGGACGCCGAGCTGATCTTCGATGTCGAACTGCTGGGAGTCGCGTAG
- a CDS encoding recombinase family protein — protein MKAVGYFREAPECGQTLAQQNKLFLEFCDREGYEVAGTFADGASSNGRAPGFRQLVAFLREREGAFHVVVVPSMETLGGDVRDAAVRYFQIEGLGAQLASMDGTADASAGLLSAWTTHDDGNKLSDRVRAAMRRKAVKGEVLGRPPYGYKVGNRRRLELIPEEAVVVRYIYRLYLHESMGIRLIARRLNEEGLKTRRGGNWSMVSIRDILRNRAYLGTYSRFGVRVPGSHPSLVANDDFKLVQDRLNARRTSYSPRVTSQFLLSGMAHCGYCGNKLIGVSRKQTWKRKSGERVENSYRYYQCESRTNQSVCSYHTRRAEDLEAEVRASIETSVREGHGLPPAANEASLVADKEHERERLASRVRAVDKRLEGYVEAAVKGRLTKEKMHELSVAAASDRLRLEDALELVERRITDREHASDRKQTRERDVARLVREWSDLRFAERQNALREAVSRVTVSDDRIDVTLRP, from the coding sequence ATGAAGGCGGTCGGATACTTCCGAGAGGCGCCGGAGTGCGGCCAGACGCTTGCTCAGCAGAACAAGCTCTTCCTGGAGTTCTGCGATCGCGAAGGCTACGAGGTCGCGGGCACGTTCGCCGATGGCGCTTCGTCCAACGGGCGGGCGCCGGGGTTCCGCCAACTCGTCGCGTTCCTGCGCGAGCGCGAAGGCGCCTTCCACGTCGTCGTGGTGCCGAGCATGGAGACGCTCGGCGGCGACGTGAGGGACGCGGCCGTGCGCTATTTCCAGATCGAAGGACTCGGCGCGCAACTCGCCTCGATGGACGGTACCGCCGATGCGTCGGCCGGACTGCTCTCGGCGTGGACCACGCACGACGACGGCAACAAGCTCAGCGACCGCGTGCGCGCGGCGATGCGACGCAAAGCCGTGAAGGGCGAAGTGCTCGGCCGGCCGCCGTACGGTTATAAGGTCGGCAACCGGCGGCGCCTGGAGCTGATCCCGGAAGAGGCAGTCGTCGTGCGTTACATTTACCGTCTCTACCTGCATGAGAGCATGGGCATCCGCCTGATCGCCCGGCGCCTGAACGAAGAAGGCCTGAAGACGCGGCGCGGCGGCAACTGGAGCATGGTGAGTATCCGCGACATCTTGCGGAACCGCGCCTATCTCGGCACGTACTCCCGGTTCGGCGTCCGCGTGCCCGGCAGCCATCCGTCGCTTGTCGCCAACGACGACTTCAAGCTCGTGCAGGACCGGCTCAACGCGCGTCGCACGAGTTATTCGCCGCGCGTGACGTCGCAGTTCCTGCTGTCCGGCATGGCGCACTGCGGCTACTGCGGCAACAAGCTGATCGGCGTCAGCCGCAAGCAGACCTGGAAGCGCAAGAGCGGCGAACGCGTCGAGAACTCGTACCGCTATTACCAGTGCGAGTCGCGCACGAACCAGAGCGTCTGCAGCTACCACACGCGCCGCGCCGAAGATCTCGAGGCGGAGGTACGCGCGTCGATCGAGACGTCCGTCCGCGAGGGGCACGGCCTGCCGCCGGCCGCGAACGAGGCATCGCTTGTGGCGGATAAGGAGCACGAACGTGAGCGCCTGGCCTCCCGCGTCCGCGCCGTCGACAAGCGGCTGGAAGGCTACGTGGAGGCAGCCGTCAAAGGACGTCTGACGAAGGAGAAGATGCACGAGTTGAGCGTTGCCGCCGCCTCGGACAGGCTCCGCCTCGAAGACGCGCTGGAACTCGTAGAGCGTCGCATAACCGATCGCGAGCACGCGTCCGATCGCAAGCAGACGCGCGAGCGCGATGTAGCGCGCCTCGTGCGCGAGTGGAGCGACCTGCGCTTTGCGGAGCGCCAGAACGCCCTGCGCGAAGCGGTCTCCCGCGTGACGGTTTCCGACGATCGCATCGACGTCACGCTGCGCCCCTAA
- a CDS encoding amidohydrolase family protein: MPALLFNDAVLLDGTGAEPRGRSSALVEDGRIARIDASGAIDAPVGARVIDCGGRTLMPGLTDAHVHFGLTDDGTRTPESHVSYVLKVVENIRIALDEGFTTVRDAGGLDPAYALAVEQGQIPGPRILPSGSFLSQTGGHGDQRFRFDDEAPPSIPGLVAHSEICDSPDDVRRAARKQIRRGATQVKLMASGGIMSPNDPLESLQFSVEEMAAAVAEARSFGTYVMAHTHTSGAMNRALDAGVRSLEHASMLDQATARRIAEQDAYIVPTLVIFEILSRSDRIPEFSRSKLELVRREAAASVRVALDAGVRIASGSDLLGPSQRRRGNEIVEKAKHMGAMAAIVSATKTNAELFRMADRIGTVEAGREADLIVVDGDVGGDVGALVDARNVVLVVKSGEIVKDAL; this comes from the coding sequence ATGCCCGCCCTGCTGTTTAACGACGCGGTCCTGCTCGACGGCACCGGCGCCGAGCCGCGCGGCCGCTCCAGCGCGCTCGTCGAGGATGGACGCATCGCCCGTATCGACGCCTCGGGGGCGATCGATGCGCCTGTGGGTGCGCGAGTCATCGACTGTGGCGGCCGCACGCTCATGCCCGGACTCACCGACGCGCACGTGCATTTCGGCCTGACCGACGATGGCACGCGCACGCCGGAAAGCCACGTCTCGTACGTGTTGAAGGTGGTCGAGAACATTCGCATCGCGCTCGATGAGGGGTTCACGACCGTGCGCGACGCCGGCGGCCTCGATCCCGCATACGCGCTGGCCGTCGAACAGGGACAGATCCCGGGGCCGCGCATCCTGCCCTCAGGGTCATTCCTCTCGCAGACCGGCGGCCACGGCGACCAGCGCTTCCGCTTCGACGACGAGGCGCCGCCATCGATCCCCGGCCTGGTCGCCCATAGTGAGATCTGCGACAGCCCGGACGACGTGCGCCGCGCCGCGCGCAAGCAGATCCGCCGCGGCGCCACGCAGGTCAAGCTGATGGCGTCCGGCGGCATCATGTCGCCCAATGACCCGCTCGAAAGCCTCCAGTTCTCCGTCGAGGAGATGGCGGCGGCGGTCGCCGAGGCGCGGTCCTTCGGCACGTACGTCATGGCGCACACGCACACGTCCGGCGCGATGAATCGCGCGCTCGATGCCGGCGTGCGGTCATTGGAGCACGCAAGCATGCTCGATCAAGCGACGGCTCGGCGCATCGCGGAGCAGGACGCGTACATCGTCCCGACGCTGGTCATCTTCGAGATCCTTTCGCGGTCGGACCGGATCCCCGAGTTCAGCCGCAGCAAGCTCGAACTGGTGCGGCGCGAGGCGGCCGCGAGCGTACGCGTCGCGCTCGATGCGGGCGTGCGCATCGCGTCCGGGTCGGACCTGCTCGGGCCATCGCAGCGCCGGCGTGGGAACGAGATCGTCGAGAAGGCGAAGCACATGGGCGCCATGGCGGCGATCGTCAGCGCGACGAAGACGAACGCGGAACTCTTCCGCATGGCGGACCGCATCGGTACGGTCGAAGCAGGCAGGGAAGCGGACCTGATCGTCGTAGACGGCGACGTCGGCGGAGACGTTGGCGCGCTGGTCGATGCGCGGAATGTCGTGCTGGTCGTGAAGTCGGGCGAGATCGTGAAGGACGCGCTCTAG
- a CDS encoding zf-HC2 domain-containing protein has protein sequence MRDAAPIKCRELVELVTDYVEGALSPGARAHFEAHLRGCPWCTRYLEQMRRTIEMTGRLREEDLSPAMRTTLLAAFRAWGAGAL, from the coding sequence TTGAGGGATGCCGCGCCGATCAAGTGCCGCGAACTCGTCGAACTGGTCACGGACTACGTCGAGGGGGCGCTATCGCCAGGCGCGCGCGCGCACTTCGAGGCGCATCTGCGGGGCTGCCCGTGGTGCACGCGATACCTGGAGCAGATGCGCAGGACGATCGAAATGACCGGCCGCCTGCGCGAGGAGGATCTCTCGCCCGCCATGCGCACGACGCTGCTCGCCGCGTTTCGCGCCTGGGGCGCCGGCGCATTGTAA
- a CDS encoding alpha/beta hydrolase, translating into MPFALINGIDFYYESHGSGPALVFAHGAGGNHLSWWQQIPLFSKRFRCITFDHRAFGLSRDGEGEAKLGRRMFHEDLRELLDLLGIDEVRIVAQSMGGRTAVGFSLRNPGRCRALVLAGTTGGAVDDGVRELQDAHRESDAGRLTLMQRAVSPQLKERAAHLDFLYRSIGRLNPPRPKDFLAPIAGYRGSSAERLADADFPVLFLVGRYDAITPPDIIERCHRAVAGSRYHVIEESGHSAYFEQPQAFNDAVSAFLDSTL; encoded by the coding sequence ATGCCCTTTGCCCTCATCAACGGCATCGACTTCTATTACGAGTCGCACGGCTCCGGACCGGCGCTGGTCTTCGCGCATGGCGCCGGCGGCAATCATCTGAGCTGGTGGCAGCAGATACCCTTGTTCTCGAAGCGCTTCCGCTGCATCACCTTCGATCATCGGGCCTTCGGCCTCTCCCGGGACGGCGAGGGCGAGGCAAAACTGGGACGGCGCATGTTCCACGAAGACCTGCGCGAACTCCTCGACCTGCTCGGCATCGATGAAGTCCGCATCGTCGCCCAGTCGATGGGCGGGCGGACGGCCGTCGGTTTCTCGCTGCGCAATCCGGGCCGCTGCAGGGCCCTGGTCCTGGCCGGCACGACGGGCGGCGCCGTGGACGACGGGGTGCGCGAGCTTCAGGACGCGCACCGCGAGTCAGACGCCGGGCGGCTGACGCTGATGCAGCGCGCGGTCTCGCCGCAGCTCAAGGAACGCGCGGCGCACCTCGACTTCCTGTACCGCTCGATCGGGCGGCTGAATCCGCCGCGCCCGAAGGACTTCCTGGCGCCGATTGCGGGCTATCGCGGCAGCTCGGCTGAGCGGCTGGCGGATGCGGACTTCCCGGTGCTGTTCCTCGTCGGGCGCTACGACGCGATCACACCGCCGGACATCATCGAGCGGTGCCATCGCGCCGTCGCCGGATCGCGCTATCACGTGATCGAAGAAAGCGGCCACTCGGCATATTTCGAGCAGCCGCAAGCCTTCAACGATGCGGTATCGGCGTTCCTGGATTCGACGCTCTAG
- the rnhC gene encoding ribonuclease HIII encodes MAAKSITVAATAPDVLTRLAAAADSMEQAPLQNGTRVRLSMKGASVGLNVYPSKDGGAKVVFDRADAPEADAIAALLEGAPSAAKTRKPAGTTIEPVLPEARAWIGSDESGKGDYFGPLVVAAVALTFDNWRVLQALGVQDSKSLSDSRSASLAAQMRTAFPNKVVVVGNRRYNELWEEMGSVNRLLAWAHARAIEDVIELAPASTVAVADQFGDESLIRNALMRKGRELQLVQMHRAERDPAVAAASILARAEFLRRLDALSREAGVRLAKGASAAVEATARAFVQQRGREALRDVAKVHFRTTSKL; translated from the coding sequence GTGGCCGCCAAGAGCATCACCGTCGCCGCAACCGCGCCCGATGTGCTCACCCGGCTCGCCGCCGCTGCCGACAGCATGGAGCAGGCGCCCCTGCAGAACGGCACACGCGTCCGGCTGTCCATGAAGGGGGCCAGCGTCGGGCTCAACGTGTACCCATCGAAGGACGGCGGCGCCAAGGTCGTCTTCGACCGCGCCGACGCGCCGGAAGCTGATGCGATCGCGGCGCTGCTCGAAGGCGCGCCGTCGGCGGCGAAGACGCGCAAGCCGGCGGGGACGACGATCGAACCCGTGCTACCCGAGGCGCGGGCATGGATCGGCAGCGACGAGAGCGGCAAGGGCGACTACTTCGGGCCGCTGGTCGTCGCGGCCGTGGCGCTGACGTTCGATAACTGGCGCGTGCTGCAGGCGCTCGGCGTGCAGGACAGTAAGAGCCTGTCCGACTCGCGGTCGGCTTCGCTCGCCGCGCAGATGCGCACGGCGTTCCCGAACAAGGTGGTCGTCGTCGGCAACCGGCGCTACAACGAGTTGTGGGAAGAGATGGGCAGCGTCAACCGCCTGCTCGCCTGGGCGCACGCGCGCGCCATCGAAGACGTCATTGAGCTTGCACCGGCGTCGACGGTGGCCGTCGCCGACCAGTTCGGCGATGAGTCGCTGATCCGCAACGCGCTGATGCGGAAGGGGCGCGAACTGCAACTCGTGCAGATGCACCGGGCCGAGCGTGATCCTGCGGTGGCGGCGGCTTCGATCCTGGCGCGGGCGGAGTTCCTGCGCCGGCTCGACGCGCTATCGCGCGAGGCAGGCGTGCGACTCGCGAAAGGCGCATCTGCCGCGGTCGAGGCTACGGCGCGGGCGTTCGTGCAGCAGCGCGGCCGCGAAGCGCTGCGCGACGTGGCGAAGGTACACTTCCGCACGACGTCAAAGCTGTGA
- a CDS encoding FKBP-type peptidyl-prolyl cis-trans isomerase yields MLKFIIISAIVMAALALGGCGDDDGNGDNGNDPQATGADAGNSSSPSGTGGESVEGINAHAPADGIPPLDDSLEVQTTDGGLRYIDEVVGDGAEIEDGQVATVHYTGWLTDGTMFDTSRDPGGAAFQFPVGAGRVIAGWDEGVGSMNVGGKRRLIIPADLGYGDRGSTSGSIPPGAVLIFDVEVLAAQ; encoded by the coding sequence ATGCTCAAATTCATCATCATCTCGGCCATCGTCATGGCTGCGCTCGCCCTCGGCGGTTGCGGCGACGACGACGGCAACGGCGACAACGGGAACGATCCGCAGGCCACCGGCGCCGACGCCGGAAACTCGTCCTCGCCGTCGGGGACGGGAGGCGAGAGCGTCGAAGGCATCAACGCGCACGCGCCTGCCGACGGCATACCGCCGCTCGATGACTCGCTCGAAGTGCAGACCACCGACGGCGGCCTGCGCTACATCGACGAGGTTGTGGGCGACGGTGCGGAGATCGAAGACGGACAAGTTGCCACCGTCCACTACACCGGCTGGCTCACGGACGGCACCATGTTCGACACTTCGCGGGATCCGGGAGGAGCGGCGTTCCAGTTCCCGGTCGGGGCCGGTCGGGTAATCGCCGGTTGGGACGAAGGCGTCGGATCGATGAACGTCGGCGGCAAACGGCGGCTCATCATACCCGCCGATCTCGGGTACGGAGATCGCGGTTCGACGAGCGGTTCCATTCCGCCTGGCGCCGTGCTCATCTTCGATGTCGAAGTCCTGGCGGCGCAGTAA
- a CDS encoding mandelate racemase/muconate lactonizing enzyme family protein has translation MKITEVKTRRFVFNHEDHPFHPTWRPFAERHQDVMVVEVHTDEGITGIGAGGVLTRLNTAAGLFVGRDPLAIEEHWHLLRGIANFMGRPWPIEIALWDIAAKKAGVPLYKLLGGKNDKLLAYCSTGEIHGLEQRVEDVLRIREMGFKAVKLRFHNPDWRIDLKTLDAVRKAVGDSMTIMVDGNWGWYLPGDRRVGAWDRKTARAVVRALEDYDVFWIEEPLYAYDYDGLAEVRANTTVRVAGGELNAGLHEFQVYFDKGSFDVYQPDCTFAGGITVAKKVAGMAEAAGLLFAPHTWTNGLGLAANLQVAASVSNCPFIEFPYDPPNWIPEYRDFMLTEPMTIDTDGYLHVPDKPGLGVELDEERLRSIERV, from the coding sequence GTGAAGATCACCGAAGTCAAAACGAGGCGCTTCGTCTTCAACCACGAAGACCATCCGTTCCACCCGACGTGGCGTCCCTTCGCGGAGCGTCACCAGGACGTGATGGTCGTCGAGGTCCACACCGACGAAGGCATCACGGGCATCGGCGCGGGTGGCGTGCTGACGCGGCTGAACACCGCCGCCGGCCTGTTCGTCGGTCGCGACCCGCTCGCGATCGAAGAGCACTGGCACCTGCTGCGTGGCATCGCGAACTTCATGGGCCGCCCGTGGCCGATCGAGATCGCGCTGTGGGACATCGCCGCGAAGAAGGCGGGCGTGCCGCTCTACAAGCTGCTGGGCGGCAAGAACGACAAGCTGCTGGCCTACTGCTCGACGGGCGAGATCCACGGCCTGGAGCAGCGCGTCGAGGATGTGCTGCGGATCCGCGAGATGGGCTTCAAGGCCGTGAAGCTGCGCTTCCACAACCCCGACTGGCGTATCGACCTGAAGACGCTCGACGCCGTGCGCAAGGCGGTCGGTGACAGCATGACGATCATGGTCGATGGCAATTGGGGCTGGTACCTGCCCGGCGACCGTCGCGTAGGCGCCTGGGACCGCAAGACCGCGCGCGCCGTCGTCAGGGCGCTGGAGGACTACGACGTCTTCTGGATCGAAGAGCCGTTGTACGCCTACGACTACGACGGCCTCGCCGAAGTGCGCGCGAACACGACGGTGCGCGTGGCCGGCGGCGAGTTGAACGCTGGACTGCACGAGTTCCAGGTGTACTTCGACAAGGGCTCGTTCGACGTGTACCAGCCGGACTGCACGTTCGCCGGCGGCATCACCGTAGCGAAGAAGGTCGCCGGCATGGCCGAGGCGGCGGGGCTCCTGTTCGCGCCGCACACGTGGACGAACGGCCTGGGCCTGGCGGCGAACCTGCAGGTCGCCGCGTCCGTGTCGAATTGCCCGTTCATCGAGTTTCCGTACGACCCGCCGAACTGGATACCCGAGTACCGCGACTTCATGCTCACCGAGCCGATGACCATCGATACGGACGGCTACCTGCACGTGCCGGACAAGCCGGGTCTTGGCGTCGAACTGGACGAAGAGCGGCTACGATCGATTGAGCGTGTCTAA
- a CDS encoding class I SAM-dependent methyltransferase, producing the protein MTVQTVDQAKAEQFAGTVVGALNSAFTTLMISVGQRTGLFDTMATLPPSTSEEIAKAAGLDERYVREWLGSMTVSRFVQHDPAKGTYFFPPEHAASLTHAAGPGNLASFAEFLAQMGKVEDEVVEAFQKGGGVPYSKFDRFQELMRQESAQVFDATLLDVTLPLVEGLPDKLKSGIDVADVGCGAGHAINVMARAFPNSRFTGYDFSEEGVAFGRAEAKEWGLANAKFEVKDVANLDGSTKFDLITVFDAIHDQAQPRKVLKGIADSLKPGGTFLCADIAGDSNHAGNMEHPMGPALYAISTFHCMTVSLALNGEGLGTMWGQQKARELFREAGFTSIEEKMVEGDILNVYYVCRK; encoded by the coding sequence ATGACCGTACAGACCGTGGACCAGGCCAAGGCCGAACAATTCGCCGGCACCGTGGTCGGCGCGTTGAACAGCGCGTTCACCACGCTGATGATCAGCGTCGGACAGCGCACGGGGCTCTTCGACACGATGGCGACCTTGCCGCCATCCACGAGTGAAGAGATCGCGAAAGCGGCCGGCCTCGACGAACGCTACGTGCGCGAGTGGCTCGGCAGCATGACGGTCAGCCGTTTCGTGCAGCACGATCCGGCGAAGGGCACGTACTTCTTCCCGCCGGAGCACGCCGCATCGCTCACGCACGCCGCCGGCCCCGGGAACCTCGCCAGCTTCGCGGAGTTCCTCGCGCAGATGGGCAAGGTCGAAGACGAGGTCGTTGAAGCGTTTCAGAAGGGCGGCGGCGTCCCGTACTCGAAATTCGACAGGTTCCAGGAGTTGATGCGGCAGGAAAGCGCACAGGTCTTCGACGCCACGCTTCTCGATGTCACGCTGCCGCTCGTCGAGGGGCTCCCCGACAAGCTCAAGTCAGGCATCGACGTCGCCGATGTCGGCTGCGGCGCCGGCCACGCGATCAACGTCATGGCGCGGGCCTTCCCGAACAGCCGCTTCACCGGCTACGACTTCTCGGAGGAAGGGGTCGCGTTCGGCCGCGCCGAGGCGAAGGAATGGGGCCTCGCCAACGCGAAGTTCGAAGTGAAGGACGTGGCGAACCTCGATGGATCGACGAAGTTCGATCTGATCACCGTCTTCGACGCGATCCACGATCAGGCGCAGCCTCGAAAAGTGCTCAAGGGCATCGCCGACTCGCTGAAGCCCGGCGGCACCTTCCTCTGCGCAGACATCGCGGGTGACAGCAACCATGCGGGCAACATGGAACACCCGATGGGGCCGGCGCTGTACGCCATCTCGACGTTCCACTGCATGACGGTGTCGCTGGCACTCAATGGCGAAGGACTGGGCACGATGTGGGGCCAGCAGAAGGCGCGCGAACTGTTCCGTGAAGCGGGCTTCACGTCTATCGAAGAGAAGATGGTCGAAGGCGACATCCTCAACGTCTACTACGTGTGCAGGAAATAA
- a CDS encoding C4-type zinc ribbon domain-containing protein → MPSLAELWGLQEIDSALDTRRASLDDARARIGDTEEIVALRARVEDLKAASRNAQSAQKDIELEADDLKSKIEPAEQKLYGGTVRNPRELSDLQADIAQLKQHLSAVEDRDLEALTASEKADNELREATAELESLEAAWREEQAELRERIDRLSAEIAIYERQRKEHAADIEPDLVKTYEHVRRAHQGRGVARLDRNLCLGCRISLPVSTVNRARAGAVVVQCPNCERILYA, encoded by the coding sequence ATGCCATCGTTAGCAGAACTCTGGGGCCTGCAAGAAATCGACAGCGCGCTCGATACGCGCCGCGCGTCGCTCGATGATGCACGCGCGCGTATCGGCGACACGGAAGAGATCGTTGCACTGCGAGCGCGCGTCGAAGATCTGAAGGCGGCGTCGCGCAACGCGCAGTCGGCACAGAAGGACATTGAACTGGAAGCCGACGATCTCAAGTCGAAGATCGAGCCGGCAGAACAAAAGCTGTATGGCGGCACGGTCCGCAATCCACGCGAACTGAGCGACTTGCAGGCGGACATCGCGCAGCTCAAGCAGCATCTCTCCGCCGTCGAGGACCGCGACCTGGAGGCCCTCACGGCATCGGAGAAGGCGGACAACGAGTTGCGCGAAGCCACCGCCGAACTGGAATCCCTCGAAGCCGCCTGGCGGGAGGAACAGGCGGAGCTGCGCGAGCGCATCGACCGGCTATCGGCTGAGATCGCAATCTACGAGCGGCAGCGCAAAGAGCACGCCGCGGACATCGAGCCGGACCTGGTGAAGACCTACGAGCACGTACGCAGGGCGCACCAGGGGAGGGGAGTTGCCAGACTCGACCGGAATCTGTGCCTGGGATGCCGGATCTCGCTTCCGGTGAGCACCGTCAACCGCGCCCGCGCGGGCGCTGTGGTCGTGCAATGCCCGAACTGCGAACGCATTTTGTACGCGTGA